In Streptomyces nojiriensis, one genomic interval encodes:
- a CDS encoding MFS transporter, with translation MSDLRSGVAAAGTGDRSRPRAVLPALCLTQITSWGIVYYAFPVLNPAITADTGWSAGATTAAFSAALVVSAVAGIYVGRVLDHRGPRTVMTAGSILGSLSLLVIAAAPHPAVFFAGWLLAGAAMAAVFYQPAFAALTRWWAPDHVRALTIVTLAGGLASTVFAPLTAILADHMSWRATYAVLAGILAALTVPAHALALKAPWPPAPPSPPHVTGGHEQVVRSRAFRMLAVTFTLSAFAMYAVVIGLVPLFLERGYTTAQAAWALGLGGAGQTLGRTLYATLARRLGVTARTVTLIALGALTTAALATVAGPYALLVAASVLAGVIRGNLTLLQATAVTDRWGTTHYGRLSGLLGAPAHAAAALAPFAGAVLAGPLGGYPALFALLAALSITAAVTASGTSPGNGPSG, from the coding sequence GTGAGCGACCTCCGAAGCGGCGTGGCCGCGGCCGGGACGGGGGACCGGTCGCGGCCACGCGCGGTCCTGCCCGCCCTGTGCCTCACCCAGATCACTAGCTGGGGCATCGTCTACTACGCCTTCCCCGTGCTCAACCCGGCCATCACCGCCGACACCGGCTGGAGCGCGGGCGCGACCACCGCGGCCTTCTCCGCCGCCCTCGTCGTCTCCGCCGTCGCCGGGATCTACGTCGGCCGCGTCCTGGACCACCGCGGCCCCCGCACGGTCATGACGGCCGGCTCCATCCTCGGTTCCCTGAGCCTGCTGGTCATCGCAGCGGCCCCCCACCCGGCCGTCTTCTTCGCCGGATGGCTGCTCGCCGGGGCGGCCATGGCCGCCGTCTTCTACCAGCCCGCCTTCGCCGCCCTCACCCGCTGGTGGGCCCCCGACCACGTCCGCGCCCTCACCATCGTCACCCTCGCCGGCGGACTCGCCTCCACCGTCTTCGCACCCCTGACCGCGATACTCGCCGACCATATGTCCTGGCGCGCCACCTACGCGGTGCTGGCCGGCATCCTCGCCGCCCTGACCGTCCCGGCCCACGCCCTCGCGCTGAAGGCACCCTGGCCGCCGGCCCCTCCGAGTCCGCCGCACGTCACGGGCGGCCACGAGCAGGTCGTGCGCAGCCGGGCGTTCCGGATGCTGGCCGTCACCTTCACCCTGTCCGCGTTCGCGATGTACGCCGTCGTCATCGGCCTCGTACCCCTCTTCCTCGAACGCGGCTACACCACCGCCCAGGCCGCATGGGCCCTCGGCCTCGGTGGCGCCGGCCAGACCCTCGGCCGCACCCTCTACGCGACCCTCGCCCGCCGGCTCGGCGTCACCGCCCGCACCGTCACCCTGATCGCGCTCGGCGCCCTCACCACCGCAGCACTCGCCACCGTGGCCGGCCCCTACGCCCTGCTCGTCGCCGCCTCCGTCCTCGCCGGGGTGATCCGCGGCAACCTCACCCTCCTCCAGGCCACCGCCGTCACCGACCGCTGGGGCACCACCCACTACGGACGGCTCTCCGGCCTCCTCGGCGCACCCGCACACGCCGCGGCCGCCCTCGCCCCTTTCGCCGGTGCGGTACTGGCCGGCCCGCTCGGCGGTTACCCCGCGCTGTTCGCACTGCTTGCCGCACTGTCGATCACCGCCGCTGTCACCGCATCCGGGACCAGTCCGGGCAACGGCCCGAGCGGATGA
- a CDS encoding long-chain-fatty-acid--CoA ligase gives MTNLAAFLVSSATACRDRVAVRHDDTTLTYAELDDASARFATVLQDRGLRPGDRVAMTMPNVPLFPVVYYGILRAGGVVVPMNPLLKAREVAYVLRDCGTRVAVAFPLFAEEVAKAAAEVGIDCLVTDASAFQDLLTAAEPLSGMVDREEDDTALILYTSGTTGAPKGAELTHRNLVSNTATTAETLLHAGPHDVLFGGLPLFHAFGQTCALNAAVAAGATLTLLPRFDPHQALEVMHRDGVTIFLGVPTMYSALLHAELPEGYDVSSVRLAVSGGAAIPVEVLHAFEQRFGATVLEGYGLSETSPVASFNHPDRPRKAGSIGIPIRGVEMKLVAEDGSEVGPGEVGEIAIRGENVMKGYFNRPTATADAVRDGWFHSGDLARVDEEGFYFIVDRKKDLIIRGGYNVYPREIEEVLYGHPAVAEAAVVGVPHEVHGEEVAAVIALRSGAEATAEEIRDYVKERVAAYKYPRIVTFTAELPKGPTGKILKREIVIGSAT, from the coding sequence ATGACCAACCTCGCCGCGTTCCTGGTGAGCTCCGCCACGGCCTGCCGCGATCGGGTCGCGGTGCGACACGACGACACCACGCTGACCTACGCCGAACTGGACGACGCGAGTGCCAGGTTCGCCACCGTGCTGCAGGACCGCGGTCTGCGGCCGGGCGACCGCGTCGCCATGACCATGCCCAACGTCCCGCTGTTCCCCGTCGTCTATTACGGGATCCTCCGGGCCGGGGGCGTGGTCGTGCCGATGAATCCCCTGCTCAAGGCCCGTGAGGTGGCCTACGTCCTGCGCGACTGCGGGACCCGGGTCGCGGTGGCGTTCCCGCTGTTCGCAGAGGAGGTCGCGAAAGCTGCTGCCGAGGTGGGGATCGATTGCCTGGTGACGGATGCCTCCGCGTTCCAGGACCTGCTCACGGCCGCCGAGCCGCTGTCCGGCATGGTCGACCGGGAGGAGGACGATACCGCGCTGATCCTCTACACCTCGGGTACCACCGGCGCGCCCAAAGGAGCCGAGCTGACGCACCGCAACCTGGTCTCGAACACGGCCACCACCGCCGAGACGCTGCTGCACGCCGGCCCCCACGACGTCCTGTTCGGCGGCCTGCCGCTGTTCCACGCGTTCGGGCAGACCTGTGCGCTCAACGCGGCCGTGGCCGCCGGGGCGACGCTGACCCTGCTGCCGCGCTTCGATCCGCACCAGGCGCTGGAGGTCATGCACCGGGACGGCGTGACCATCTTCCTGGGCGTCCCGACGATGTACTCGGCGCTGCTGCATGCCGAGCTCCCCGAGGGGTACGACGTCTCTTCGGTGCGGCTGGCCGTCTCGGGCGGCGCCGCGATCCCCGTCGAAGTGCTTCACGCATTCGAACAGCGCTTCGGCGCCACCGTGCTGGAGGGCTACGGCCTCTCGGAGACGTCGCCGGTCGCCTCCTTCAACCACCCGGACCGCCCGCGCAAGGCCGGCTCCATCGGGATTCCGATCCGCGGAGTCGAGATGAAGCTCGTCGCCGAGGACGGCTCCGAGGTCGGCCCGGGCGAGGTCGGCGAGATCGCGATCCGCGGCGAGAACGTGATGAAGGGGTACTTCAACCGCCCGACGGCGACCGCGGACGCGGTACGCGACGGGTGGTTCCACAGCGGTGATCTGGCCCGCGTCGACGAGGAGGGGTTCTACTTCATCGTCGACCGCAAGAAGGACCTGATCATCCGCGGCGGATACAACGTATACCCGCGGGAGATCGAAGAAGTCCTGTACGGGCACCCCGCCGTCGCCGAGGCCGCGGTCGTCGGCGTGCCGCACGAGGTGCACGGCGAGGAGGTCGCGGCGGTGATCGCCCTCCGCAGCGGCGCCGAGGCGACGGCCGAGGAGATCCGCGACTACGTCAAGGAGCGGGTGGCGGCGTACAAGTACCCCCGCATCGTCACCTTCACCGCCGAACTCCCCAAGGGCCCCACGGGGAAGATCCTCAAGCGCGAGATCGTCATCGGCAGCGCCACCTGA
- a CDS encoding TauD/TfdA family dioxygenase — MRGPFTGPAVWHGPDLADCDERVLRLSSRQIAELRAAPHTARTPGTTPLRTAVAHFLLPTLAGELEGAAEELASGRRWVLIKGVPVGELGEADAGAVLRAVGQYLGRPLPQGADGHALRRIGDTGGTVAGSAHSDCRTRARAPFHTEESDLLGLLCLRPARSGAVTSLVSSAAVHNALADLRPDLVERLYRTHFFDRRDRHAPGECPYLAAPIATRYGAALSMRYDRCRLEAARSLAGVPRPEPADTELYDLVDRLAGSPRLRLDLHLEAGDLLLLDNHAVMHARSEFEDFDEPERGHHRHLLPLRLARHRDTDPPGTATTYGPRAKAARRGTAPRDVIRLRSLSTTPTRTGHEGRDRRPHRGDG, encoded by the coding sequence ATGCGTGGGCCCTTCACCGGTCCGGCCGTCTGGCACGGCCCGGATCTGGCGGACTGCGACGAACGGGTCCTGCGGCTCTCGTCCCGGCAGATCGCCGAGCTGAGGGCGGCGCCGCACACGGCACGCACTCCTGGTACCACCCCGCTGAGGACGGCCGTCGCACACTTCCTGCTTCCCACGCTCGCGGGTGAGCTGGAGGGCGCCGCCGAGGAGTTGGCATCCGGACGGCGATGGGTCCTGATCAAGGGCGTCCCGGTCGGTGAGCTCGGCGAGGCGGACGCCGGCGCCGTCCTCCGGGCCGTCGGCCAGTACCTGGGGCGGCCCCTCCCCCAGGGAGCGGACGGCCACGCTCTCCGCCGCATCGGGGACACCGGGGGTACGGTGGCGGGCTCCGCACATTCCGACTGCCGGACGCGGGCGAGGGCGCCGTTCCACACCGAGGAGTCCGACCTCCTCGGCCTGCTCTGCCTCCGGCCGGCACGCTCGGGCGCAGTCACGTCCCTCGTCAGCTCCGCCGCCGTCCACAACGCCCTCGCGGACCTCCGACCGGACCTCGTGGAGCGCCTGTACCGGACCCACTTCTTCGACCGGCGTGACCGGCATGCGCCCGGCGAGTGCCCGTACCTGGCCGCCCCGATCGCGACCAGGTACGGCGCGGCGTTGAGCATGCGCTACGACCGGTGCAGGCTGGAGGCCGCGCGGAGCCTGGCCGGGGTGCCCCGGCCGGAACCTGCGGACACGGAGCTGTACGACCTGGTCGACCGCCTGGCCGGCTCCCCCCGTCTCCGGCTCGACCTGCACCTGGAAGCAGGCGACCTGCTGCTGCTCGACAACCACGCGGTCATGCACGCCCGGTCGGAGTTCGAGGACTTCGACGAACCCGAACGGGGGCACCACCGCCACCTGCTGCCGCTGCGGCTGGCCCGGCACCGGGACACGGATCCGCCGGGTACTGCCACCACCTACGGTCCACGTGCCAAGGCGGCACGTCGCGGGACCGCCCCCCGTGACGTCATCAGGCTCCGTAGCCTGAGCACCACCCCCACCCGCACCGGCCACGAAGGCCGCGACCGCCGCCCGCACCGTGGCGACGGCTGA
- a CDS encoding AraC family transcriptional regulator — MRPLVRTAALSGYVELSRSVGIDPHALMKREGLDTADLAVQDRWISGPAVVRLLERSAAASHHDDFGLRMAELRRFSNLGPISLVVREEPDVRSALGLLLRHEHMYNELLHARLSERNGLATIKVDLRLGEAAPPARQAMELAVGAFTRILRGFLDARWQPVSVWFAHGAPADAGRHRSLFGPGLEFDREFNGIVFYADDLDAPNAMADPQLRNYARQYFDAIAVPRDTSVVDRVRELIEALLSTGRCSIEQVARSLGVDRRTVHRHLALSGETFSSLLNITRMRLAEQFVANPRRSLTEISDVLGFSSLSAFSRWFREQFGCSPREWRKEQGRQQEPGQG, encoded by the coding sequence ATGAGGCCTCTTGTCCGTACCGCAGCGCTGAGCGGCTATGTCGAGCTGAGCCGTTCCGTCGGCATCGACCCCCACGCGCTGATGAAGCGCGAGGGCCTGGACACCGCCGACCTCGCCGTCCAGGACCGCTGGATCTCCGGCCCGGCCGTCGTCCGCCTCCTGGAACGCTCCGCGGCCGCCTCGCACCACGACGACTTCGGCCTGCGCATGGCCGAACTGCGGCGCTTCTCCAATCTCGGCCCCATCAGCCTGGTCGTTCGGGAGGAGCCCGACGTCCGCAGTGCGCTGGGACTGCTGCTGCGCCACGAGCACATGTACAACGAGCTCCTCCACGCCCGCCTGTCCGAACGGAACGGCCTGGCCACGATCAAAGTGGACCTCCGGCTCGGCGAGGCGGCGCCGCCGGCCCGGCAGGCCATGGAGCTGGCCGTGGGTGCCTTCACCCGGATCCTGCGAGGTTTCCTCGACGCGCGGTGGCAGCCGGTCTCGGTGTGGTTCGCCCATGGTGCTCCGGCGGACGCCGGCAGGCACCGCAGCCTGTTCGGCCCCGGGCTGGAATTCGACCGCGAGTTCAACGGCATCGTCTTCTACGCCGACGACCTCGACGCGCCCAACGCCATGGCGGACCCGCAACTGCGGAACTACGCCCGGCAGTACTTCGACGCGATCGCCGTTCCCCGGGACACCTCGGTGGTGGACCGGGTGCGCGAGCTCATCGAAGCCCTGCTGTCCACCGGCCGTTGCTCGATCGAGCAGGTCGCCCGCAGTCTCGGGGTCGACCGCCGCACCGTCCACCGTCACCTGGCCCTCTCGGGCGAAACGTTCTCCTCACTGCTCAACATCACCCGGATGCGGCTCGCGGAGCAGTTCGTGGCCAATCCCCGCCGCTCGCTCACGGAGATCTCCGACGTCCTGGGCTTCTCGTCACTGAGCGCGTTCTCCCGCTGGTTCCGGGAGCAGTTCGGGTGCAGTCCGAGGGAATGGCGCAAGGAGCAGGGCCGGCAGCAGGAGCCCGGCCAGGGCTGA